DNA from Rhodopirellula bahusiensis:
TCAGCGAACAATTGGAATCCGAGCGGACCATCCAAAATGCGGCATTCGATGTCGCCAGTCCATTCTGTAAACGGATGGGAAATGTTTTTTCCGTCGACTTTAGTTGAGATCGTGGCGGATGTGTCCTCGCATGTAAGCACGAGCTGTGTCGGATCAACAACAATCGATGCTGGTACTGGTTGGCGACGTTCGCCAAAGATCGCATTCCGTAGTTGTTTCAACATTAAGTGAATTGATTGGCAGAACGTTACACATCACCGAGTCGGGACGGTTGATGTTCCATTTGAAAATGCCCGCAAGCCCGACTTCGGTGCATGTGATGGTTACCCGCCGTTTGCCGACACCGCCAGCGAGCAGAGTGTCGAAATAAAGTTGCGAGCATCAAGTATACCGTGGAACGCTTCCGGAACGTCCGGAAGTTCAGGGATCGTTGTCGCCATTACTTCGTTGGTCGCCGACAAACGAATTACGACATCCGTGTCAGCGTAGCCAAACGATCGAACTTGTATCGGAAACGGGTTAGCAAATGGAAGCCCCGGTAGAATGACGTTGTCAAGATGAACCGACGCCCCGTAGCAGTAGTGCTTCGGCTGGCAATCGTAGATGAATACCAGCGAAAGTATTCCTCCTGCCTCAAATAGTTGTGTTGGGGGACCAAGAAGTGATTCAACATCCGATGCAGTCATTCCAACAGTGACGTTGCGGGCAGTGTCGGCGTACCGCTGTTGTTGAGCCAGATCGGCTGATCCTGAGATCAGCAAGAATGCAAACCAGACCGCAGATATTGAATCAGGGATGAACATGAATCTTCAGTCGGGTAACAATGGATTCAACCCTACTCACTAGGGTCGTATTCGGGGAATCGCGTGATACGAGGCCAGTGAGTTGGGGTGTTTGAGCAATATCACTTGACTCACTGGCGCGTTGGAAATCTTAGACGTTTCACATGGCTGCTGCGACTCTACCATTTGAGGGGGTATTCAGGCGAGGCTGGCAGATCAATTGGCAAGGCTTGGTTGGTATCCGCGCTGACCGGAGTTGCACTTGCAGGAAGAATGAGCGGGCTGTGTTGCCTTGCTGACGCTGCGGGTTGGGATGCGGAGATGCGGCGCGAAAACGCCGTGGTTTGCAGGCTCGGTATTAGGTGGCGCGAGCGTAGTTGAGGTCCGAATTCTTGGCGAATTCGGCTACGGATTTAGCCTTGCTGGCGCGGCGGGTTGGGAATGTTAGGCCGGGGAGGCCTTGCTTGCGCTGCGGGTTGGGTTGCGGAGCTGCGGCGAGAAGATGCCGTGACTTGCGGGCTCGGTGCGGGTTGGGGCGAGGGGTAGTCGCGGTCCGAATTCTTGGCGAATCCGGCTACGGGTTGAGCCTTGCTTACGCGGCGGGTTGGGAATGGTAGGCCGGAGAGGCCTTGCTTACGCGGCGGGTTGGGAACGAGAGGTCGGCTGCGGTTGGGTGCCGGTCAGGCGATGATCTCGTGGATGGGGCGTACGTGTTCGACTCCGACGAGCTTTTGATCGAGGCCGCCGTAGAAGTAGGACAGGTGGTTGGGATCAAGGCCCATTTGATGCAGGATCGTGGCGTGCAGGTTGCGAACGTGCAGCGGGTTTTCGACCGCCGCAGCACCGAGCTCGTCAGTGGTGCCGTGGCTGATGCCGCCTTTGATTCCTCCGCCCGCCATCCACATGGTGAATCCGTAGGCGTTGTGATCTCGGCCGCTGCCGTTGGCGTATTCCGCGGTGGGTTGGCGGCCAAATTCGCCGCCCCAAACGACCAAGGTTTCGTCCAGCATGCCGGTTCGTTTCAGATCGGCCAGCAACGCAGCGATCGGTTGATCAGTCGCGCCGGCGTGTTTGTTGTGGTTGATTTCCAAGTCGCCGTGAGCGTCCCAGTTGTCGTCGTTGTGGGCGCCGCCGCTGTAGAGCTGGATGAACCGAACGCCACGCTGTGCCAAGCGACGTGCAAGCAAGCAGCGTTTGCCGAAGGCTTGCGTCTTGGGATTGTTGACGCCGTACATCGAAAGCGTTTCTTCGGTTTCGTCCGAGAGGTCAACGGCTTCCGGTGCAGCGGACTGCATTCGGTACGCCAGTTCGTAACTGGAGATTCGCGAGGCCAAGGGTTCTTCGCCGACGTGTTGGACGAGGTGGCGACGGTTGGCATCTTGAATTGAATCGATCAAACGACGTTGCAATCCAGGCGGGAAATCCGAAGGCGGGTTCAAGTCGAGAATCGGATTGCCTTCCGTGCGGAACACGGTGCCCTGGTAGGTCGCAGGCATGTAACCGCTGGACCAGTTTTTGGCTCCGCTGATGGGACCGCCGGTTGGGTCGAGCATCACGACGAAGCCGGGCATGTTTTGATTTTCACTGCCGAGTCCGTACGTCAGCCATGATCCCAGGGCCGGTGAGCCTGACAGGATTTTGCCGCTGTTCATCATCAGCATGGCGGAACCGTGAATCGGCGAGTCCGCGGTCAACGAATGCAGGAACGCGATGTCGTCGACGTGCTTGGCGACATTGGGGAACAGCGTGCTGACCATTTTGCCGCACTCACCGTGGGGAGCGAAATCCCAGCGAGGTTCAACGATTCGGCCGCCGGCTTTGTGTCCGCCGCGTCCGAACGTTTTGACATCGACGGTCTTGCCATCCATGCCCTTCATGGCGGGTTTGTGATCGAACGTGTCGATGTGGCTGGGGCCGCCATACATGAACAGGAAGATCACCGTCTTGGCTTTGGGAGCGAAGTGCGGTGGTTTGACCGCCATCGGTCCGGCTGAGCCGGCGACTTGGGAGGCGGGTGACGCCGAAGCGTGTGGCAACAATCCATCGGACGCCAGCATCGAACTCAGCGCTGCGGCACCGAACCCACATCCCGTTTCCCAAACGAATTCGCGACGGGTGCGACCACAGAAATTACCTGAATGGCTTGATCGAGATGCGTTCATGGCGTGGTGGTGAGGCAGGAGGTGAGATGAAAGGCGGGGGCGAACGATCGCAAAGAACCGTTGACGCGGGTTCTTAGTCAGTCGCCGCCGTCCCATTGTAGACGACTTTTGCGAATGGAGGCAATCGTTTCGTGAAAAATCCGGCTGCGGGGGCATCACTTGGTCGGGTTTGAGTGCGTTAAACTGCTGGCAAAATCACTTTGCCCCTCCCACCTCGAGTCCCGCCTTGTCCGCCTCCAAGTCACTTTCTTTCCCCGCGAATCCGGCCCCCACCGCTCTGAAAGAGTTTTCGCTGACGTTGCAGTCCGAGTCCTATCGCTACCGGACGCCGATGAAGTTCGGCGGGCGAGTGGTGGAAGAGGTCACGGTTTTGACCGCGGAGTGCATCGCGAAAAACCAAGCCGGCCAGTCCGCCGACGGCGACCAGATCGGCGTGGGAAGCATGACGATGGGGGTGACTTGGGCGTGGCCCGACGCGTCGCTCACCGATGACACCAAGTTGGAAGTCGTTTTGGAACTGGCCAGCCGAATGGCCGCGCAAGTGAACGAGGCATCGGGAACGCTCTCCGGGCATCCGATGGAAATTTGTCTTCAACTTGCCAGTCAGCGAGACGAGTTGGTTGCAGCGGTCGCGGCCGGGCACGAGTTGACGGCCCCGATTCCAGAGCTAGCGATTTTGTTGGCCGCGTCGCCGATTGAAGCGGCGTTGTTTGACGCTCACGGAAAAGCGGCCGGGCAGAGCAGTTACAGCTTGCTGTCGGCGGAGCATCTTCCACCGGATTTGGCCGAGATGACTGGCGACGATCGCTACGCGGGTTTGCGACTGGACCAATTCATCTCGTCCTCGCCGGTCGCGACGCTGCCGCTGTATCACCTGGTCGGGGCGTTGGACCCGTTGACGGAGGCTGAATTGACGACGCCTGTCGGCGATGGGTTGCCGGAAACGCTCGGTGAGTGGATCACTCGCAATGAGTTGACTCATTTGAAGATCAAGCTGAACGGCGACGATGCGGATTGGGATTTCCGCCGTGTTCGTGATATCAACACGGTTGCCAATGAGACGACGGATCGGGGTGCGTCGACGGGCAAGCCGTGGTGGTTCTCGTTGGATTTCAACGAGCGCTGCGAGGACGAAGCGTATGTGTTGGGGTTGTTGGATCGTTTGGAATCGGAGTGCCCGGAAGCTTTCGAGCGGATCCAGTACATCGAACAGCCGACGCATCGTGATTTGAAACGGCCGAACGCGGTGACGATGCATCAAGCGGCGGCGAGGATCCCGGTGGTGATCGATGAATCACTGACGGGATTGGAGAGTCTGCACCTGGCGGTCTCGCAAGGTTATAGCGGCATCGCGCTGAAGGCTTGCAAGGGGCATGCGGAAGCGTTGTTGCTGGGGGCGGTCGCGGTGCACGAGAATTTGTTCTTGTGCGTGCAAGATTTGACGTGTGTGGGAGCGTCGCTGCTGCACTCGGCGTCGCTGTCGGCGCATATTCCTGGCGTGGCCGCGGTGGAGAGCAATGGACGGCAGTATTGCCCGGAGGGCAACGCGGAATGGATGGCGAAGTTCGGGCCGATGTTTGAGGTCAAAGGCGGCAGCGTGCCGACTAGCTGTCTGGACGGGCCGGGGCTTGGGTATTGAACGCGGTGGGATCTGAATTCTTGGCGAATCCGGCTGCGGAGTTGAGGGGCGGGGCCTTGCTGACGCGGCGGGTTATGAATCGAAGCGTGCGGCCTTGCGGACGCGGCGCGTTGCGATGGAGGGGCAGTGGTGGTCCGAATTCTTGGCGAATCCGGCTGCGGGCTTTGCTAAGCAACGCGGCGGCGGGTGCTTCTTGTTGAGGTGGTGCTGGTTGCTGAGCCGGGGACGGTCAGGGATTTGATCCGGTCGAGGGCGTTGGCCATCGCGACTCCGTCTCGGAAGCGTTTGAGTGGTTTGGGATCCATCGATTTGCGGATCCAGTCCACGAACTCTTGGTTCAACCCACGACGCAGTTTGGCGTACGACGGCAACGGTGCTTCGAAGGGATACTCCGGCAAAGCACCTGACAACATCCGGTAGATCACGAGCCCGAGTGAAAATACATCGCTGCGATAGGTCGGTTTGCCCATCGCTTGTTCGGGTGCGATGTAGCCAAGCGTTCCGGAGGCAGAAACGGCGTGACGTCCACGTTCGATCCGCGCCAATCCAAAGTCTGTCAAGCAGATCTTGGAGTTGGGGAACAGGATGAAGTTCTCGGGTTTGATGTCTCGGTGCAGGATGCGACGCTCGTGTGCGTAGGCCACGGCGGATGTCATTTGACGGACGTAATCCAGCGTGGTCGCGCGAGCCATGCGGCGACCAAGTCGATCGTGCAACGTTTCTTCGCCCAGCGGGAATACCATGACGAAGTGGCCGTCGATGTAGCGAGCGTCCTTGAGAGGCAAAATGCTCTCATGCGACAAGCTCGCCATGATGCGAACTTCGCGTTGCAGGTCGTCGGCAGATTGGTGATCGCTCGAAGCGTGAGACTCCGGGATTTTCAACGCCACATCGCGATCTTCGATCGTATCATGGGCGGAGTAGACGGTCGCAAATCCACCTTCGCCAAGTTTTTTGACGAGCCGGTATTTGTCCAACCGCATCCCGACGCGAAGACGACGCGTCGAGTCGCTGGGGTCCATCACCAATTTCAAACGTGCCGTCACGGGCGTTGCCTCAAAAGAGAAATCGAATTCGCACGGCTAGACGCTCGTGCCGACCCATCGAAATCACAACCAATTCATTCTTTGAAAAACCAAGTCGCTGATCAGCCAACCTTTGACAAATCAAGCTTTCTATCTTCGAAGCCAGCAGACAGGAGTCTTCGGGATGCGAGCCTTTTGCTGTTTCAACACTCAAACGGCTTGCATGAACATTCCCAACCATTCCTGTTCATCTGCTTAGCGGACTGTTGATTTAGTCGTATACCGAATAAAAAAATTAGCCGATGGGCGTTAGCCCCGGTTGGCGTCTGATCAACCGCTGCTAACGCGGTGCGGCTCATTCAATCGACAGCCCGTTAGACGTTCACATGATCGTGCTGTTGGACTTCGATTGTGTTTTCACAGCGAGTGGCAATGTCAATCGTGACCGCCCAGCGTCCTTCGGCGTCCGCGGTGATGATCCAGTGAGGCATCACGCACACTGATTGGTGAACCAGTTCAAAACCGGCTTCGCTTTGGCTGACTGTTTCCACGGGGAACGCCCACACGCCGCTGTCGCGATCGGTTCGCAAGTCGATGTCGACGCCGAGCCAGCGATCGGACAGGGACAAGCCACGCACATCGGTGAGGTCCAAGCGTTCGCCGAGTTGTCCGAGTTGGTTTCCGTCGACGTCGCTGAAGTAACGGTCGTCGGCTCCGGATGGTAAACCGGCAAAGTTCCATTCGACAGCGAAGTGCAGTGGGCTGGCCGGTGGCAGGTTTTCCAGCAAGTAAGTCACGGACAGGTTGCCGCTGCCTTCTTGCAAGGTGACCGCTTTGGTCAGCGTGATTGGGATTCCCCAAGCGTTGCCGTCACGACGCAGTTGAGCTTGCACACGGTCGCTGCCTCGACGCAGTTTGGCTTCGAATGGCAGCTCGACAAAGTCACCTCGTTCGGGTGACTCGCCACGCGAGACCGATTCGAGGGTCGCTTCGTTGTCAAAGAAGTGGTCCATCAAACTCTTGCGAGCGTAACGGTCGTACTGAATCATCTGATCCAGTCCTTCTTGTTTGAACACGACGCGGTCGTGGATGCTGGCCACATCGCCACCGGCGCTACTCGGGCCCGCCAGGACTTTGCGGTGATAGGCTTCGGGGCGACGTTGCAAAGTCGCCAACAAGTTGTGGTTGATGCCTCGCAAGTCCCACTCGTACATCCGGCCACCTTGGGCGGGATCGATCCAAGCGACCATGGATTCGTTGGACAGCCGGATCTCTTGTTGTCCGTCGTAGTCGTAATCGCCGGCGGTTGCGGAAACGGTGTTCAGCGTGCCTTCGATTTCTTGCAGCAGCGTGTCGGCTTGGATCAGGTGTTCGTAGATCGCGTTGCGAAGGTGAGGCAAGTAGATTCCGCCGAACGCACCGTGCCAGTACGGGCAGTTGCATTGACCGCGATACAGGTGATCGCGAATTTCGGCGAGTTCACCGGCATCGTGACCGCTCGCTTCGGCTTTGGCCAAACGATCGCTGACATGCATCATGCGAGCGTACATCTCGTTGGTTTCTTCGTATTTGACTTTGAAGTTCCGCCAGAAACCGCCACGCACGAACGATTCCAGGTGGCCCCAGCGTTCGTCGTTTTCCATCGCGTGGGAAACGTCGTCCAGGATCTCTTGTGACTCGGCGGGCAACGACCAAACAGTCATTTCGCGGTAGCTGCAATCGGGCAGGTAAGCCTTTCCGGCCGGAGCAGCACTCTGGATCGACTCGGCCAACGTTACCGTGTGCAACCACTCTTGGTTTTCAGTCAACGCGTCGAAGAACGAACGCAACCAGCCTTCGTCATAAACGTGCGATTTAGTGTCGGGCCAGGTGCCGAACTTTTCGCCGTCGTCGCCGAACGTCATCACGGCACCCGGGTTCGAATGAGCGATCCCGCGAAGGTAGTCGATCGTTTCGTGAGCCGGGCGGAACGGGATTGTGTAGCGAAGTTGTTCGCTGCCGGGGAAGACGCGAAGCAGTTGGCCTTGGTCTTCGACGACGAAGTAGCTGCGCAGTTCTTCTTCCGCCATGCCAGCGGATTTGAAGTGGTAATCATCGAGCACGGTGTAACGCATCCCGGCTGCGGCAACGTCGGCGGTCAGGCCGGATTCCCAGACGCGTTCAGGCAT
Protein-coding regions in this window:
- a CDS encoding DUF1501 domain-containing protein, with the translated sequence MNASRSSHSGNFCGRTRREFVWETGCGFGAAALSSMLASDGLLPHASASPASQVAGSAGPMAVKPPHFAPKAKTVIFLFMYGGPSHIDTFDHKPAMKGMDGKTVDVKTFGRGGHKAGGRIVEPRWDFAPHGECGKMVSTLFPNVAKHVDDIAFLHSLTADSPIHGSAMLMMNSGKILSGSPALGSWLTYGLGSENQNMPGFVVMLDPTGGPISGAKNWSSGYMPATYQGTVFRTEGNPILDLNPPSDFPPGLQRRLIDSIQDANRRHLVQHVGEEPLASRISSYELAYRMQSAAPEAVDLSDETEETLSMYGVNNPKTQAFGKRCLLARRLAQRGVRFIQLYSGGAHNDDNWDAHGDLEINHNKHAGATDQPIAALLADLKRTGMLDETLVVWGGEFGRQPTAEYANGSGRDHNAYGFTMWMAGGGIKGGISHGTTDELGAAAVENPLHVRNLHATILHQMGLDPNHLSYFYGGLDQKLVGVEHVRPIHEIIA
- a CDS encoding mandelate racemase/muconate lactonizing enzyme family protein, which codes for MSASKSLSFPANPAPTALKEFSLTLQSESYRYRTPMKFGGRVVEEVTVLTAECIAKNQAGQSADGDQIGVGSMTMGVTWAWPDASLTDDTKLEVVLELASRMAAQVNEASGTLSGHPMEICLQLASQRDELVAAVAAGHELTAPIPELAILLAASPIEAALFDAHGKAAGQSSYSLLSAEHLPPDLAEMTGDDRYAGLRLDQFISSSPVATLPLYHLVGALDPLTEAELTTPVGDGLPETLGEWITRNELTHLKIKLNGDDADWDFRRVRDINTVANETTDRGASTGKPWWFSLDFNERCEDEAYVLGLLDRLESECPEAFERIQYIEQPTHRDLKRPNAVTMHQAAARIPVVIDESLTGLESLHLAVSQGYSGIALKACKGHAEALLLGAVAVHENLFLCVQDLTCVGASLLHSASLSAHIPGVAAVESNGRQYCPEGNAEWMAKFGPMFEVKGGSVPTSCLDGPGLGY
- a CDS encoding serine/threonine-protein kinase, whose translation is MTARLKLVMDPSDSTRRLRVGMRLDKYRLVKKLGEGGFATVYSAHDTIEDRDVALKIPESHASSDHQSADDLQREVRIMASLSHESILPLKDARYIDGHFVMVFPLGEETLHDRLGRRMARATTLDYVRQMTSAVAYAHERRILHRDIKPENFILFPNSKICLTDFGLARIERGRHAVSASGTLGYIAPEQAMGKPTYRSDVFSLGLVIYRMLSGALPEYPFEAPLPSYAKLRRGLNQEFVDWIRKSMDPKPLKRFRDGVAMANALDRIKSLTVPGSATSTTSTRSTRRRVA
- a CDS encoding alpha-amylase/4-alpha-glucanotransferase domain-containing protein, whose amino-acid sequence is MSPHVHLCLVLHNHQPIGNFDGVFEQAYQDSYLPFLEVFEPYDALNISLHTSGPLMLWLAERHPEYLDRVRLLVEAGRIEIVGGPQYEPILTMLPRRDRVGQIQSYSSWLQRNLGVTPSGMWMPERVWESGLTADVAAAGMRYTVLDDYHFKSAGMAEEELRSYFVVEDQGQLLRVFPGSEQLRYTIPFRPAHETIDYLRGIAHSNPGAVMTFGDDGEKFGTWPDTKSHVYDEGWLRSFFDALTENQEWLHTVTLAESIQSAAPAGKAYLPDCSYREMTVWSLPAESQEILDDVSHAMENDERWGHLESFVRGGFWRNFKVKYEETNEMYARMMHVSDRLAKAEASGHDAGELAEIRDHLYRGQCNCPYWHGAFGGIYLPHLRNAIYEHLIQADTLLQEIEGTLNTVSATAGDYDYDGQQEIRLSNESMVAWIDPAQGGRMYEWDLRGINHNLLATLQRRPEAYHRKVLAGPSSAGGDVASIHDRVVFKQEGLDQMIQYDRYARKSLMDHFFDNEATLESVSRGESPERGDFVELPFEAKLRRGSDRVQAQLRRDGNAWGIPITLTKAVTLQEGSGNLSVTYLLENLPPASPLHFAVEWNFAGLPSGADDRYFSDVDGNQLGQLGERLDLTDVRGLSLSDRWLGVDIDLRTDRDSGVWAFPVETVSQSEAGFELVHQSVCVMPHWIITADAEGRWAVTIDIATRCENTIEVQQHDHVNV